One genomic region from Vannielia litorea encodes:
- a CDS encoding cold-shock protein: MPTGTVKWFNTTKGYGFIAPDDGGKDIFVHISAVERAGLTGLADNQKISYEMIPGRDGRESAGDLKLL; this comes from the coding sequence ATGCCCACCGGCACCGTGAAATGGTTCAATACGACTAAGGGTTACGGGTTCATTGCACCCGACGATGGCGGAAAGGACATTTTCGTCCATATCTCCGCCGTGGAGCGCGCGGGCCTCACCGGCCTCGCCGACAACCAGAAGATCAGCTACGAGATGATCCCCGGCCGCGATGGCCGCGAAAGCGCGGGCGACCTCAAGCTGCTCTGA
- the modC gene encoding molybdenum ABC transporter ATP-binding protein, whose protein sequence is MTLDVALVMKLGGFTLDVAFAAPAGITVLYGRSGAGKSSIINAVAGLAKPDAGRITVEGEVLFDSRVGVNLPAHKRRMGCIFQDARLFPHLTVAQNLRYGRWFSKRGPEEARVVEMLGIGPLLDRRPGALSGGERQRVAIGRALMAGPRMLLADEPLAALDEARKAEILPYFERLGAEMGVPVLYVSHAPAEVARLATTVVALAEGKVVRQGPAADVLGDPQVTPLGPRAAGSVLEARVLAHHKDGLSELEAGGLRLHLPVVSHPVGAVLRVHIEAADVMLANEAPRGISALNVWPARVTEVRMGTGPGAIARLEAGGQVLLARVTRRSAEAMALGPGRDVFAVLKAVSVAPESVA, encoded by the coding sequence ATGACGCTGGATGTGGCACTGGTGATGAAGCTGGGGGGATTCACCCTTGATGTGGCCTTCGCCGCGCCTGCCGGGATCACCGTGCTCTATGGCCGCTCGGGCGCAGGAAAATCGAGCATCATCAATGCGGTGGCGGGGTTGGCGAAGCCCGATGCGGGGCGGATCACGGTGGAGGGCGAGGTGTTGTTCGACAGCCGCGTCGGGGTGAACCTGCCTGCCCACAAACGCCGGATGGGCTGCATCTTTCAGGATGCGCGGCTGTTTCCGCATCTGACGGTGGCGCAAAACCTGCGCTACGGGCGCTGGTTCTCGAAGCGCGGGCCGGAGGAGGCGCGGGTGGTGGAGATGCTGGGCATCGGGCCGCTGCTGGACCGCCGCCCCGGGGCGCTCTCGGGCGGTGAGCGGCAGCGGGTTGCGATTGGCCGGGCACTTATGGCCGGGCCGCGGATGCTGCTGGCCGATGAGCCGCTGGCGGCGCTGGACGAAGCGCGGAAGGCAGAGATATTGCCCTATTTCGAGCGGCTTGGCGCGGAGATGGGGGTGCCGGTGCTCTACGTGTCGCATGCCCCCGCAGAGGTGGCCCGGCTGGCGACGACGGTGGTGGCGCTGGCGGAGGGCAAGGTGGTGCGGCAAGGCCCGGCGGCGGATGTGCTGGGCGACCCGCAAGTCACTCCGCTCGGCCCGAGGGCGGCAGGCTCGGTGCTGGAGGCGCGGGTGCTGGCGCATCACAAGGACGGGTTGAGCGAGCTGGAAGCGGGCGGGTTGCGGCTGCATCTGCCGGTGGTGAGCCACCCGGTGGGCGCGGTGCTGCGGGTGCATATCGAGGCGGCCGATGTGATGCTGGCGAACGAGGCGCCGCGCGGCATTTCGGCGCTCAACGTCTGGCCCGCGCGGGTGACGGAAGTGCGGATGGGCACCGGCCCCGGAGCAATTGCCCGCTTGGAGGCGGGCGGGCAGGTGCTTCTGGCGCGGGTCACGCGGCGCTCGGCAGAGGCGATGGCACTTGGCCCGGGGCGCGATGTGTTTGCGGTTTTGAAGGCGGTTTCGGTCGCGCCGGAAAGCGTGGCTTAA
- the modB gene encoding molybdate ABC transporter permease subunit, whose translation MSWLGPEEWAAVALSLKVAFWATLFALPPGIFVAVALARWRFPGREIVNGLVHLPLVLPPVVTGYLLLMTFGTRGWLGGALAEIGLVFAFRWTGAALAAGIMGFPLLVRAIRLSVEAVDPKLEQAAATLGASRAWVFCTVTLPLILPGVIAGGVLAFAKAMGEFGATITFVSNIPGETQTLPLAVHNFMQVPGAEASAWRLVVVALVVALGALLLSEWLSRRVAARVAGR comes from the coding sequence GTGAGCTGGCTCGGGCCGGAGGAATGGGCGGCGGTAGCGCTTTCGCTGAAGGTGGCCTTCTGGGCGACGCTGTTCGCCCTGCCGCCGGGCATCTTCGTGGCCGTGGCGCTGGCACGCTGGCGGTTTCCGGGGCGGGAGATCGTGAATGGGCTGGTGCATTTGCCGCTGGTGCTGCCGCCGGTCGTGACGGGCTATCTGCTCTTGATGACCTTTGGCACGAGGGGCTGGCTGGGCGGGGCGCTGGCCGAGATCGGCCTAGTCTTTGCCTTTCGTTGGACGGGCGCGGCGCTGGCGGCCGGGATCATGGGGTTCCCGCTGCTGGTGCGGGCGATCCGGCTCTCGGTGGAGGCGGTGGACCCGAAGCTGGAGCAGGCGGCGGCGACGCTGGGGGCCTCGCGGGCATGGGTGTTTTGCACCGTGACGCTGCCGCTGATCTTGCCCGGCGTGATCGCGGGCGGGGTGCTGGCTTTCGCCAAGGCGATGGGGGAGTTCGGCGCGACGATCACCTTTGTTTCCAACATCCCCGGAGAAACCCAGACGCTGCCGCTGGCGGTGCATAACTTCATGCAGGTGCCGGGCGCGGAGGCCTCGGCCTGGCGGCTGGTGGTGGTGGCGCTGGTCGTGGCGTTGGGGGCCTTGCTGCTGAGCGAATGGCTCTCGCGCCGGGTTGCCGCACGGGTGGCGGGCCGATGA
- the modA gene encoding molybdate ABC transporter substrate-binding protein — MKRVFLAVLMMLGAVTARAESVTVFAAASLKGALDEVVAGWSGEARVSYAGSSALARQIAAGAPADVFISANPEWVDWLEAEGVALERADLLSNALVLVAGADDLRVGLEALEGDDRVAMALVEAVPAGIYGKTALERLTLWDSVAPRVVQADNVRAALALVALGEAPLGIVYATDALAEPGVRVVAEFPAESHPPIIYPVAALSEAGGPLMAYLQSPEAAEIFARHGFGLPE, encoded by the coding sequence ATGAAACGGGTTTTTCTGGCAGTTCTGATGATGCTCGGCGCGGTGACGGCGCGGGCGGAGAGCGTGACAGTGTTTGCCGCCGCATCGCTGAAGGGCGCGCTGGACGAGGTCGTGGCAGGCTGGAGCGGGGAGGCGCGGGTCTCTTATGCAGGGTCTTCGGCGCTGGCGCGGCAGATCGCTGCGGGGGCACCGGCGGATGTGTTTATCTCGGCCAACCCGGAGTGGGTCGACTGGCTGGAAGCCGAGGGCGTGGCGCTTGAACGGGCGGACTTGCTGAGCAACGCGTTGGTGCTGGTGGCCGGGGCCGATGACCTGCGCGTGGGGCTGGAGGCACTGGAGGGCGACGACCGGGTGGCGATGGCGCTGGTGGAGGCGGTGCCTGCGGGGATTTACGGCAAGACGGCGCTTGAGCGCCTCACTCTCTGGGACAGCGTGGCGCCGCGGGTGGTACAGGCCGACAACGTGCGCGCGGCGCTGGCGCTGGTGGCGCTGGGCGAGGCGCCGCTGGGGATCGTTTATGCGACGGATGCGCTGGCCGAGCCGGGGGTGCGGGTCGTGGCGGAGTTTCCGGCGGAGAGTCATCCGCCGATCATCTACCCGGTGGCAGCACTGAGCGAAGCGGGCGGGCCGTTGATGGCCTATCTGCAATCGCCCGAGGCGGCGGAGATCTTTGCCCGCCACGGCTTTGGGCTGCCCGAGTGA
- a CDS encoding dihydrofolate reductase → MLSLIVARDRNGAIGKDGDIPWRAPEDLKFFKRETLGGAVIMGRKTWESLPFKPLPDRLNLVVSSRTDLGVHSFHQPGHALNYAHDAGHRRVYGIGGEGIFSAFMGQADRLLITEVELEIEGADAFMPAFDEADWRLAGEQVLRESEPRCVLREWLRR, encoded by the coding sequence ATGCTGAGCCTGATCGTTGCACGCGACCGGAATGGCGCGATCGGCAAGGATGGAGACATCCCTTGGCGGGCGCCGGAGGACCTGAAGTTCTTCAAGCGCGAAACGCTGGGCGGCGCGGTGATCATGGGGCGCAAGACTTGGGAGAGCCTGCCGTTCAAACCTCTGCCGGATCGACTGAACCTTGTGGTCTCGTCGCGCACCGATCTGGGCGTGCATAGCTTTCACCAACCGGGCCATGCGCTGAACTATGCCCATGACGCCGGGCACCGGCGGGTCTATGGCATTGGCGGTGAAGGGATTTTCAGTGCTTTCATGGGGCAGGCCGACAGGCTGCTGATCACCGAGGTGGAGCTTGAGATCGAGGGAGCCGATGCCTTCATGCCCGCGTTCGACGAGGCCGACTGGCGGCTGGCGGGCGAGCAGGTGCTGCGCGAAAGTGAGCCGCGCTGCGTGCTGCGGGAGTGGCTGCGGCGGTAG
- a CDS encoding thymidylate synthase produces MRQYLDALREVLERGEVSTDRTGTGTVSAFGLQARYDLSKSFPLVTTKKLHLRSIIHELLWFLSGDTNIRYLKENGVSIWDEWADENGDLGPVYGRQWRDFPQLVPTDAVANGQRLYERRSVDQIATLVERIKATPDSRRLIVSAWNPGEVDEMALPPCHTLWQVRVLGGKLHLQLYQRSADMFLGVPFNIASYALLAVMLAHVTGYEPGEFVHSIGDAHIYSNHMEQVQEQLSREPRELPRLRLARDVESLFDFRFEDFVIEGYDPAPAIKAPVAV; encoded by the coding sequence GTGAGGCAGTATCTGGACGCCCTGAGGGAAGTGCTGGAGCGGGGCGAGGTTTCGACCGACCGCACGGGCACGGGCACGGTCAGCGCCTTCGGGCTTCAGGCGCGGTATGACCTCAGCAAGAGCTTTCCGCTGGTGACGACGAAGAAGCTGCATCTGCGGTCGATCATCCATGAGCTGCTGTGGTTTCTCTCGGGCGATACCAACATCCGGTATCTGAAAGAGAACGGCGTGAGCATTTGGGACGAGTGGGCCGATGAGAACGGTGATCTCGGGCCGGTCTATGGGCGGCAATGGCGGGACTTTCCGCAGCTTGTGCCGACGGATGCGGTGGCGAACGGGCAGCGGCTTTACGAGCGCCGCTCGGTGGACCAGATCGCGACGCTGGTAGAGCGGATCAAGGCCACGCCCGACAGCCGCCGCCTGATCGTGAGCGCGTGGAACCCCGGCGAGGTGGACGAGATGGCGCTGCCGCCTTGCCATACGCTCTGGCAGGTGCGGGTGCTGGGCGGGAAGCTGCATTTGCAGCTTTACCAGCGGTCGGCGGACATGTTCCTTGGCGTGCCGTTCAACATTGCCAGCTACGCGCTGCTCGCGGTGATGCTGGCCCACGTGACGGGCTATGAGCCGGGTGAGTTCGTGCATTCGATTGGCGATGCGCACATTTACTCCAACCATATGGAGCAGGTGCAGGAGCAGCTTTCGCGCGAGCCACGGGAGCTGCCGAGGCTGCGGCTGGCGCGGGATGTGGAGAGCCTCTTTGACTTCCGGTTCGAGGATTTCGTGATCGAGGGGTATGACCCTGCGCCCGCGATCAAGGCACCGGTGGCAGTGTAA
- a CDS encoding surface lipoprotein assembly modifier — MGPARGLGLALGRICLALLLIAGPAASQPVTVEPAEARQIAARAVIAGQPAYGLDIARALLVADPNDVAAATTASRAARALGRYSEAQSYARQAWEAAGDDKERYHASVAMAQALASDDKRTRAQFWLRRAAEYAPSDAARTAARRDFAYVRGRNPWRSKLSLSLTPSSNINNGAATDRIEIGGLGFQLSGDAQALSGTQLSLGASTEYRIRSGPRTILRFGGGIEAKRYWLSGEAKEQAPMADAADYAYTSAELTFGLTRAPKKRPQGAKGPGFGLFDAEFAIGKSWYGGDPLLTFARARLGQSFRLAPRTSGWVAVLGEWQDRIDNPLNSLTSSELQLGLSRRFETGQLTVIASAKEVDSDSALTAHSSQKLFAAYRLAKPVFTADTTLSASYEYRDYEAALFSTDRRDNRAKLGLTFFFSEADYYGFAPEVGVSFEQNNSSVDLYSTETLGITFGLKSTF, encoded by the coding sequence ATGGGCCCCGCCCGTGGTCTCGGCCTCGCGCTCGGGCGCATCTGTCTCGCGCTCCTGCTGATCGCAGGCCCTGCCGCCTCGCAACCCGTCACCGTCGAGCCCGCCGAGGCCCGGCAGATCGCGGCACGTGCCGTGATTGCGGGCCAGCCGGCCTACGGGCTGGATATCGCCCGCGCCCTGCTGGTGGCAGACCCAAACGATGTCGCCGCCGCCACCACAGCCAGCCGCGCCGCCCGTGCCCTTGGCCGCTATTCCGAGGCGCAGTCCTATGCCCGGCAGGCTTGGGAGGCCGCTGGCGACGACAAAGAGCGCTATCACGCCTCTGTTGCCATGGCCCAGGCGCTGGCCTCCGATGACAAGCGCACCCGCGCCCAGTTCTGGCTGCGCCGTGCCGCCGAATATGCGCCCAGCGATGCCGCCCGCACCGCCGCCCGCCGCGATTTTGCCTATGTCCGTGGCCGCAATCCTTGGCGCAGCAAGCTGAGCCTGTCGCTCACGCCCTCGTCCAACATCAACAACGGCGCGGCCACCGACCGGATCGAGATCGGAGGCCTCGGCTTTCAGCTTTCGGGCGATGCGCAGGCGCTCTCCGGCACCCAGCTGTCGCTCGGCGCCTCCACCGAGTACCGCATCCGCTCCGGCCCCCGCACCATCCTCCGCTTCGGCGGCGGCATCGAGGCCAAGCGCTACTGGCTCTCCGGCGAGGCCAAGGAACAGGCCCCGATGGCCGACGCCGCCGACTACGCCTACACCTCCGCCGAGCTTACCTTCGGCCTGACCCGCGCGCCCAAAAAGCGCCCGCAGGGGGCCAAGGGCCCCGGCTTCGGCCTCTTCGATGCCGAATTCGCCATCGGCAAGAGCTGGTATGGCGGCGACCCGTTGCTCACCTTCGCCCGTGCCCGCCTCGGCCAGAGCTTCCGCCTCGCGCCCCGCACTTCCGGCTGGGTCGCCGTGCTCGGCGAGTGGCAGGACCGGATCGACAACCCGCTGAACTCGCTCACCTCCTCCGAGCTTCAACTGGGCCTCTCCCGCCGCTTCGAAACCGGGCAGCTAACCGTCATCGCCTCCGCCAAAGAGGTCGACTCCGACAGCGCGCTGACCGCCCACAGCTCGCAAAAGCTCTTCGCCGCCTACCGGCTGGCCAAGCCGGTGTTCACCGCAGACACCACACTCTCCGCAAGCTACGAATACCGCGATTACGAGGCCGCCCTCTTCAGCACAGACCGCCGCGACAATCGCGCCAAACTGGGCCTGACCTTCTTCTTCTCAGAGGCCGACTACTACGGCTTCGCCCCCGAGGTCGGCGTGAGCTTCGAGCAGAACAACAGCAGCGTCGATCTCTACTCGACCGAAACCCTCGGCATCACCTTCGGGCTGAAATCCACCTTCTGA
- a CDS encoding DUF817 domain-containing protein, translating into MSRPPAPPRHLDGGTRRLERGMGDWARRRLPGWLADLVMFTLKQGWAALFGGLLLVAILATKAVWQPTWALARYDFLVLFALSTQVLFLWARLETWEEAKVIALFHLTGTAMEFFKVQAGSWSYPEAGVLKIMGVPMFSGFMYASIGSYIARVARIFEMRFAPYPPFWMTVLLACAIYVNFFAHHFLPDIRLALFAATLILYARTRVWFYVGTRPLWMPLPLTAFLVALMVWVAENIGTVTGTWAYPGQHWTQMVSFSKMGSWYLLLFVAFVTVTLVMRDFLYREAQRPPRRDLPHAGEELRA; encoded by the coding sequence ATGTCGCGCCCGCCCGCACCTCCGCGCCACCTCGACGGCGGCACCCGCCGGCTCGAGCGCGGCATGGGCGACTGGGCCCGCCGCCGCCTGCCCGGCTGGCTGGCAGATCTGGTCATGTTTACACTCAAACAGGGCTGGGCCGCGCTCTTCGGCGGGCTGCTGCTGGTCGCCATCCTCGCCACCAAGGCCGTCTGGCAGCCCACATGGGCGCTCGCCCGCTACGATTTCCTCGTGCTCTTCGCGCTCTCCACGCAGGTACTCTTCCTTTGGGCCCGGCTCGAAACATGGGAGGAGGCCAAGGTCATCGCGCTCTTCCACCTCACCGGCACGGCGATGGAATTCTTCAAGGTTCAGGCGGGCAGCTGGTCCTACCCCGAGGCGGGCGTGCTCAAGATCATGGGCGTGCCCATGTTCTCCGGCTTCATGTATGCCTCCATCGGCAGCTACATCGCCCGCGTCGCGCGGATCTTCGAGATGCGCTTCGCCCCCTACCCGCCGTTCTGGATGACGGTCCTGCTGGCCTGCGCCATCTACGTCAACTTCTTTGCCCACCACTTCCTGCCCGACATCCGCCTCGCCCTCTTCGCCGCCACGCTGATCCTCTACGCCCGCACCCGCGTCTGGTTTTACGTCGGCACCCGCCCGCTCTGGATGCCCCTGCCGCTCACCGCCTTCCTCGTGGCGCTCATGGTCTGGGTGGCCGAAAACATCGGCACCGTCACCGGCACCTGGGCCTACCCCGGACAGCACTGGACGCAGATGGTCAGCTTTTCCAAGATGGGGTCATGGTACCTGCTGCTCTTCGTCGCCTTCGTCACCGTCACCCTCGTGATGCGCGACTTCCTCTACCGCGAGGCCCAGCGCCCGCCGCGCCGCGACCTGCCCCACGCCGGGGAGGAGCTGCGCGCATGA
- a CDS encoding DUF1287 domain-containing protein produces MIRALALLLALTSPATANPGRDLAAAAEAQVGVTVIYDPAYVGLEFPGGDLPRERGVCTDVVIRALRDAWGIDLQAATNADMKRNFAAYPPLWGLRTTDRNIDHRRVPNLETLFTRAGAALPLSSDPVAFEPGDIVSFRLTGTALPHIVIIAESTAPDGTPLVTHNIGAGTRTEHMLFDHPMQGHFRLTDAARTWLAAR; encoded by the coding sequence ATGATCCGGGCGCTCGCCCTGCTGCTTGCGCTCACCAGCCCCGCCACCGCCAATCCGGGCCGCGATCTCGCCGCCGCCGCCGAGGCCCAAGTCGGCGTCACCGTGATTTACGATCCCGCCTACGTCGGCCTCGAGTTCCCCGGCGGCGACCTGCCGCGGGAGCGCGGTGTCTGCACCGATGTGGTCATCCGCGCCCTGCGCGACGCATGGGGCATCGACCTTCAGGCCGCCACCAATGCCGACATGAAGCGCAATTTCGCCGCCTATCCCCCGCTCTGGGGCCTGCGCACCACCGACCGCAATATCGATCACCGCCGCGTGCCCAACCTCGAAACCCTCTTCACCCGCGCCGGCGCCGCCCTGCCGCTCTCCTCCGACCCGGTTGCCTTCGAGCCGGGCGATATCGTCAGCTTCCGCCTCACTGGCACCGCCCTTCCCCACATAGTCATCATCGCCGAAAGCACCGCGCCGGACGGCACACCGCTCGTCACCCATAACATCGGCGCAGGCACCCGCACCGAGCACATGCTCTTCGACCACCCCATGCAAGGCCACTTCCGCCTGACGGACGCCGCCCGCACATGGCTCGCCGCCCGATGA
- a CDS encoding DUF1194 domain-containing protein produces MTPKRLLPFILAQISPRGCGGGKPPLRHLLLTLPLTLWATTAAAQDACRQSLALGLDVSGSVDQREYRLQLDGLADALSDPEVTTALLTGTERPVLLAVYEWSDESFQRLLIDWIAITSPEALASVTGRLREMPRQPAPHTTAIGAAMLYGASLIARAPACPKRTIDLSGDGKNNTGPRPQDVRGTAPLAGIVVNGLTIGGEPADHADPSLAELSAYYKAQVIHGPAAFVMTAENFESYAEAMARKLLKELEGAPMTALPGPTRLAANP; encoded by the coding sequence ATGACGCCCAAGCGCCTCTTGCCCTTCATCTTGGCCCAAATATCTCCACGGGGGTGCGGGGGTGGGAAACCCCCGCTCCGCCATCTGCTGCTCACGCTGCCGCTGACCCTCTGGGCCACCACGGCCGCCGCGCAGGACGCCTGCCGTCAATCCCTCGCGCTCGGTCTCGATGTCTCCGGCTCGGTCGACCAGCGCGAATACCGTCTCCAGCTCGATGGTCTGGCCGATGCGCTCTCCGACCCCGAAGTCACAACCGCCCTGCTCACCGGCACCGAGCGCCCGGTGCTGCTCGCGGTCTATGAATGGTCCGACGAGAGCTTCCAGCGGTTGCTGATCGACTGGATCGCGATCACCTCGCCCGAAGCGCTCGCCAGCGTGACCGGTCGGCTCCGCGAGATGCCCCGCCAGCCCGCGCCCCACACCACCGCCATCGGCGCGGCGATGCTCTACGGCGCCAGCCTCATCGCCCGCGCCCCGGCCTGCCCCAAGCGCACCATCGACCTTTCCGGCGATGGCAAAAACAACACCGGCCCCCGCCCGCAGGATGTGCGCGGCACCGCGCCACTCGCCGGCATCGTGGTGAACGGGCTGACCATCGGCGGCGAACCGGCCGACCACGCCGACCCCTCGCTCGCCGAACTCTCCGCCTATTACAAGGCGCAGGTGATCCACGGTCCCGCGGCCTTCGTGATGACCGCGGAAAACTTCGAGAGCTACGCCGAGGCGATGGCCCGCAAGCTCTTGAAGGAGCTCGAAGGCGCCCCGATGACCGCCCTGCCCGGCCCCACCCGCCTCGCCGCCAACCCCTGA
- a CDS encoding MarR family winged helix-turn-helix transcriptional regulator — translation MSIHSPVAPSLRQGFMGGYLETLALVERLHRLLLDVIKDEFERVGVLEINAVQALLLFNVGDNEVTAGELKTRGYYQGSNVSYNLKKLVELGYMHHQRCEIDRRSVRVRLTERGRHIRTLVAELFERHAEGLQTSGAIDMDGLEVITAALRRMERYWGDQIRYIY, via the coding sequence ATGAGCATCCATTCCCCCGTCGCCCCCAGCCTGAGGCAGGGTTTCATGGGCGGCTATCTCGAGACGCTGGCGCTGGTGGAGCGGCTTCACCGACTGCTGCTCGACGTGATCAAGGACGAGTTCGAGCGCGTGGGCGTGCTGGAGATCAATGCGGTGCAGGCGCTGCTGCTGTTCAACGTCGGCGACAACGAGGTGACCGCGGGCGAGCTGAAGACGCGCGGCTACTATCAGGGCTCGAACGTGAGCTACAATCTGAAGAAGCTGGTGGAACTGGGCTACATGCACCACCAGCGCTGCGAGATCGACCGCCGCTCCGTGCGAGTGCGCTTGACCGAGCGGGGCCGCCACATTCGAACGCTGGTGGCAGAGCTGTTCGAGCGCCATGCCGAGGGGCTGCAAACCAGCGGCGCGATCGACATGGACGGGCTGGAGGTGATCACCGCCGCCCTGCGCCGGATGGAGCGCTACTGGGGCGATCAGATCAGGTATATTTACTAG
- a CDS encoding succinate dehydrogenase assembly factor 2: MSAGGTEPREVRLKRLKIRAWRRGIKEMDLLLGGFADSRMAELSEAELDAFEALMEEADQDLLRWVTGLEPAPEAHLPMLRRVAPEARL; this comes from the coding sequence GTGAGCGCGGGCGGGACCGAGCCGCGCGAGGTGCGGCTGAAACGGCTGAAGATCCGCGCATGGCGGCGGGGGATCAAGGAGATGGACCTGCTGCTTGGCGGCTTTGCCGACAGCCGGATGGCGGAGCTGAGCGAGGCCGAGCTGGATGCTTTCGAGGCGCTGATGGAGGAGGCCGATCAGGACCTGCTGCGCTGGGTCACCGGGCTGGAGCCCGCGCCCGAGGCGCATCTGCCGATGCTGCGCCGGGTGGCGCCGGAGGCCCGGCTATAG
- a CDS encoding multiprotein-bridging factor 1 family protein, translating into MESESGSWFDAETATFGDRVAGAREALGWSQKQLAERLGVKTKTVKHWEADASEPRANKLQMLAGMLGVSMRWLLSGEGPGIDAPLPEGVVPAAAPAELAGLLAEIRAVRGEMVLQAERLERLETRLQSALEATE; encoded by the coding sequence ATGGAGAGCGAGAGCGGCAGCTGGTTCGATGCCGAGACAGCCACCTTTGGTGACAGGGTTGCAGGCGCGCGCGAGGCGCTGGGCTGGAGCCAGAAGCAACTGGCCGAGCGGCTGGGGGTCAAGACCAAGACGGTGAAGCATTGGGAGGCCGATGCCAGCGAGCCGCGGGCGAACAAGCTGCAGATGCTGGCCGGGATGCTGGGCGTGTCGATGCGCTGGCTGCTTTCGGGCGAGGGCCCGGGGATCGATGCGCCGTTGCCGGAGGGCGTGGTGCCTGCCGCTGCCCCGGCCGAACTGGCCGGGCTGCTGGCCGAGATCCGCGCGGTGCGCGGCGAGATGGTGTTGCAGGCCGAGCGGCTTGAGCGGCTGGAGACGCGGCTGCAATCGGCGCTGGAGGCGACCGAGTGA
- a CDS encoding pyridoxal phosphate-dependent aminotransferase yields MAFLSDTLSRVKPSPTIAVSNLAAELKAAGKDVIGLGAGEPDFDTPDNIKQAGIKAITEGKTKYTAVDGIPELKAAICAKLKRDNGLSYEPAQVSVGTGGKQILYNALMATLNPGDEVVIPAPYWVSYPDMTLLAGGTPVVAEAQAQTNYKLTPEQLEAAITPKTKWFIFNSPSNPTGAGYTWDELKALTDVLLRHPHVWVMTDDMYEHLVYDGFEFCTPAQVEPQLYERTLTVNGVSKAYAMTGWRIGYAAGPKELIAAMRKIQSQSTSNPCSVSQWAAVEALNGSQDFIAPNNETFKRRRDLVVAMLNEAEGITCATPEGAFYVYPDVAGCIGKTSEGGKLISNDEDFCTALLEEKGVAAVFGAAFGLSPNFRVSYATSDENLKEACTRIQAFCAGLK; encoded by the coding sequence ATGGCCTTCCTCTCCGACACGCTCTCGCGCGTGAAGCCCTCGCCCACTATCGCCGTCTCCAACCTCGCCGCCGAGCTCAAGGCCGCGGGCAAGGATGTGATCGGCCTCGGCGCAGGCGAGCCCGATTTCGATACGCCCGACAACATCAAGCAGGCGGGCATCAAGGCTATAACAGAGGGCAAGACCAAATATACAGCCGTAGACGGCATTCCCGAGCTGAAAGCGGCAATCTGCGCCAAGCTGAAGCGCGACAACGGGCTGTCCTACGAGCCCGCGCAGGTCTCTGTCGGCACCGGCGGCAAGCAGATCCTCTACAACGCCCTGATGGCCACGCTGAACCCCGGCGACGAGGTGGTGATTCCCGCGCCCTACTGGGTGTCCTACCCCGACATGACCCTGCTCGCAGGCGGCACCCCCGTGGTCGCCGAGGCTCAGGCCCAGACCAATTACAAGCTGACGCCCGAGCAGCTCGAAGCCGCGATCACGCCCAAGACCAAGTGGTTCATCTTCAACTCCCCCTCCAACCCCACCGGCGCGGGCTACACCTGGGACGAGCTGAAGGCGCTGACTGACGTGCTGCTGCGCCACCCCCACGTCTGGGTGATGACCGACGACATGTATGAGCACCTCGTCTACGATGGGTTCGAGTTTTGCACCCCGGCGCAGGTCGAGCCGCAGCTCTACGAGCGCACCCTCACGGTGAACGGCGTCTCCAAGGCCTATGCCATGACCGGCTGGCGCATCGGCTACGCCGCCGGCCCCAAGGAGCTGATCGCGGCGATGCGCAAGATCCAGTCGCAGAGCACGTCGAACCCCTGCTCCGTCTCGCAATGGGCCGCCGTCGAGGCGCTGAACGGCAGCCAGGATTTCATCGCGCCCAACAACGAGACGTTCAAGCGGCGGCGTGATCTCGTGGTCGCCATGCTGAACGAGGCCGAAGGGATCACCTGCGCCACGCCGGAAGGCGCCTTCTACGTCTACCCCGATGTCGCTGGCTGCATCGGCAAGACCTCCGAGGGCGGCAAGCTCATCTCCAACGATGAAGACTTCTGCACCGCCCTGCTCGAAGAAAAAGGCGTCGCCGCCGTCTTCGGCGCGGCCTTCGGCCTCTCGCCCAACTTCCGCGTCAGCTACGCCACCTCCGACGAGAACCTGAAAGAGGCCTGCACCCGCATCCAGGCTTTCTGCGCCGGGCTGAAGTAG